A genomic segment from Actinomadura hallensis encodes:
- a CDS encoding CU044_2847 family protein: MNELVRWQTENGTIVVETDDREPGFQSVSRTGQLIHDASGKFEDAFRNVRDAAESALASLRGGDLDPDAVELEFGVKLNAAAGAVIAKTSVEGHLKVKLTWGRPRPEEPETT, from the coding sequence GTGAACGAACTGGTGCGCTGGCAGACCGAGAACGGGACCATCGTCGTGGAGACCGACGACCGGGAGCCCGGTTTCCAGTCGGTGTCGCGCACCGGTCAGCTGATCCATGACGCGTCCGGCAAGTTCGAGGACGCGTTCCGCAACGTCCGGGACGCGGCGGAGTCGGCGCTCGCCTCCCTGCGCGGCGGGGACCTCGACCCCGACGCCGTCGAGCTGGAGTTCGGCGTCAAGCTCAACGCCGCGGCCGGGGCCGTCATCGCCAAGACCTCCGTCGAGGGCCACCTGAAGGTGAAGCTCACCTGGGGACGGCCGCGGCCAGAGGAGCCGGAGACAACATGA